Within Conexibacter woesei DSM 14684, the genomic segment GCGTGGTGCCGAGGTCGGCGGCGAACGGACCGGCGCTCAGCCCGCCGGGGCCGGCGCGGAGGCGGAGCGTCCCGTTCATGTCGAGGGCTCGGCCGCCGGTGTTGCGGACACGCGCGACGATCTGCGGTCGGCCGTCGTCCGACCGTTCCGCGGTCAACGAGTCGATCGCGAAGTCGGCGGCCGGGGGTCCGCCGGGACCGACGGAGACGTACATGCGGATGCCGACGCGGCTGACCTCCGTGATGCCGCCGTGTCTGCTGGCCGTCGTGCGCGCTTCGGCCCATATGACCGCATACCGCTCTCCCGGGGCGGCGTCGCGCGGGACGGAGATCGTCACAGTCGCGACCGCACGCGCTCCGGCGGCGATCTCGGTCGAGGACGGCCGGACCGACGTCCACGTCGACAGCTCGTTGCGGGTCCGGCCCACCGCCCCGGAGAACGAGCCCCTCGCGATGCTCGCGGCAGCCGCGTAGCCGCCGACGCGCACGGCCGAACGCGTCGTGTTGGACACAAGCATCCGCCGCTGGACGACCGCTCCCGGTGCGAGGTGGTCGACAACGTACAGCCGTGCGCGGGGGTCGTCGCGCACGATCGCGGGAACGTCGAGCAGCCGCAGGCCGATGCTGCCGCCGCCGGCGCGGGGAGGCGCGGCGGCGGACGCCGTCACGGCCCCGCCGGCGAGCGACGTGACCACGACGGCGAGCGCCAGCGCCGCCCGTGCGAGCTTGCCTTCGCGCTTACAGGACTGAGTGGGTGATCGTCGCGGAATAGACCCCGGCCGCCTTCCCTCCGCCGACGGTGACGTTGATCGTCGGGTTCCACGTCGCCGAGTTGTCGCCCGTGATCCCAGTCGCCGTGACCGCGGGAACCACTCCGGTGAGGTCGGGCGGATCGTTCGCCGTGAACGTCGCGGTGCCGACCTTCGTGATCGTGCCGGCGGTGTAGCCGACCGCTGCCGCGCCTATCGTCGGGCCGGCCGGCGGCGTGAAGGCGGTGGAGATGACGCTGGCGACCCAGCCCGAGCCCGCGGCGGCGCTGCGCGCGTCGTTGACCTGCACCGACCCCAGCGGTCCGCTGATCACCCCGCCGGAGACCGTGTTGGCCCTCGTGCCGAGGTTGCCGGCGGCGGTCGGGACGGTGATCGACAGCGAGCCGCCGGTGACCGTGACGGTGGCCGAGGTGGGCGCCGCCAAGGCGGGGGTCGCGATCCCGAGCAGCAGCGCCCCGGTGACGGCGGCAGAGATGAGTGTGCAACGAGGTCTCATGATCATCTTTCACACGTCGTTGTGGTGCATCGTCAGCTGATCCGCACCGTGGCCGCGTCGCGCGCGACGAGTCCGGCCGGCGAAATGGCTTGCACGTTGAGCTTGTAGGTCCCCCTGCGAGCGGGCTTGGCCCTGACCTTGCCGTTCCAGGTGAGCCGGCCGCGACCGGCGTCGCGCCGCGTGGTGCTCAGCTTGGCGACGACGCTTCTGCTGCGCAGCACGGTGAGCGTCACCTTGGCGGGCCCGCTCAAGACGAACGGCACCTGCACGCGCCTGCCACGGATGGACTTGAAGCTGGCCGCTGACAGCGAGACGGTCAGGAAGGGGGCTGCTCTCGGCGTGCCGGTCCCGCCGGGCGTGCCAGTCCCGCCGGGCGTGCCAGTCCCGCCGGGCGAGCCGGTCCCGCCGGGCGAGCCGGTCGAACCGTTCCCGCCCGAGCCCACAGGCGGGTCGACGGCGATCGTGAGCGCCTGCCTGGCGCTCCCGACGTTGCCGGCCGGATCCGGAGCCGAGGCGAGGATCGGCCACGTGCCCGCGCCGACGAAGGCCGCGGTCGCGTTCCACGCGCCGTTGGCCTGCACGAGCGTCGTCATCGTCTGGCCCGCGATCGACACCGTGACGACCGTGCCGGGCGCAGCACCGGAGGTCCCCGCGATCGTCGGATCGACGTCGTTCGTCGTCGCCGTCGCGCCGCCGGTGATCGCGACGAACGGCGACACCGTGTCGACCGTCAGGGTCTGGGTGAAGCCGGCCGGGTTCCCGGCCGCGTCGGAGACCGCCATGACGACGCGGTGGGGACCGTTGGAGAGCGCGGCCGCGGTCAGCGACCAGGTCCCTCCGGCCTGGACCAGCCCGGTCAGCGTCTGGTCGGCGAGCGTCACGGTCACGGCCGTGCCGGGCGCCACGTCCGCGGTACCGGAGATGTCCGGTGTCGCGTCGTCGGTCAGCGCAGTCGCTCCACCGTCGATCGTCGCCGCGGGTGCGGTCGTGTCGACGGTCAGCGCCTGGCTGTCGGTGCCCTCGTTGCCGGCGAGGTCGGTGACGGCGGCGGTGACGGTACGGGTGCCGTCGGTCAGCGCGGCCGGGGTCACGTTCCACGTTCCTCCCGGCTGCACGAGCGTGCTCAGGGTCTGCGTGTCGGCGGTCACGTGGACGACCGTGCCGGGCGCGGCGTCGCTTGCGCCGGCGATCGTCGGAGTCGGATCGTTCGTCGTCGTGGACGCGCCGCCGTCGATGGTCACGACGGGCAGCACGGTGTCGACGGTGAGCTGCTGGGTCGCGGTCCCCGGGTTCCCGGCCCCGTCTCTGACCGAGGCGGTGACCGGGTAGGTGCCGTTCGCCAGGATCGCCGAGGTCACCGACCACGCGCCGTCGGACGGAACGGCGGTGAGTGCCTGCCCCGCGATCGTCACGGTGACGAGTCTCGGTGCGACGACGTCGGTCGTCCCGCTGATCGTCGGTGTGGTGTCGGTCGTGGTCGCGCTGGCCCCACCGGCGATCGTGACGACGGGCGGGCCGCTGTAGAACTCGTTGGCGTCGAGCGAGACCGCGCCGGTGAGCGCCAGTGCGCGGCCGTTGACCTCCGTGCCGGCGCCGATCGCGAGCGCGTCGAGCGCCATCGCCGTTCCGGCGAACTTGGCGTTCGCGCCGATCCCGGCGGCGCCGTTGACCTGCCAGAAGATGCGTGACGCCCTCGCCCCGCCGGTCAGCGTGACCTGGGCTCTGGCCGCCATCGTGAGCGCCCCGCCGACCTTGAAGACGAAGACGGCGTCGGGGTCGCCGCCGGCGTCGAGTCTCACCGTTCCGGTGTTCGCCACGGCGGCCGCTGTGGAGTGCAGGCCGGGCGCGAGCGTCAGGCCGGCGAGGTCGCCCGCGAGCGCGGTGCCGCCCGTCCGTCTGGCGACGTCGTCATAGGCCGCGACGAGATCGGCGTGGGCCTGGGCGGCAGCCGCGTTGCCGACGCGGGTCGTGCCCGTGACGACGCCGGGAGGGAAGCCGGTCGGCTGCGCGTCCGCCTTCACGCCGAGGTCGCCGCGCAGCGTCGTGTGCGGAGCGCCGACGGCGTTGACGGTGTTGCCGACCGAGGCGCCGCTCAAGACCGCGTAGGTCGATGCCTGACCGAGGTCGACCATCGGCGTCGAGGCGGCGACGGCGGACGCGACGACCGGCCCGAAGCCGCTGGCCAGCAGGCCGCCGGCGAGCGCTCCGAGGACGAGGACCTTCGCGCGGCGTGACGATCGAGGACCGGACATGAAAGAGCACCCTCCAGACGGGGGCTGTCCGAGCCCGGCGGTTGACGTGCTGTCACGCGGTGCAACGGCGGGTCGCGGCGTGGACGTTGACCGAATCGCACCTTCTGGACATGTTTCCGGTCTAGTGGCGCGGTCAGGCGGTCCGATGGGCCGGCAGCGCGGGCGGCTTGGTACGCCGAAGGGCGACCGCAGCGCGAGTCGAGAGCGTGCTGAGCGTGTCGTCGTCGGCGAGCTCCGCGAGACCGACGCTGACGGAGGCCTCGGGACGGCGCGTCCTGAGGGCGCGTTGGATTTCCGCCGCGTGGGCCGAGGCGGTCGCGCGCGTCACGTCGGAGAGCGCACACACGAACCCGCCGCCGCAGCGCGCGGTGACGTCGTAGGAGCGCAACGTCGAGGTGATCGCCCGCGCGACGTCGTGCAGGAGCGCGTCGCCGGCGGCGTGTCCCTGGCGTTCGTTGACGAGCCCGAGCGCGTCGACGTCGACGATCGCGAGGATCATGGGTCGTCCGGTCCGGCGCGAGCGGTCGATCTCGTGCGCGATCGCCAGCTCGCCCGCGGCTCGTCGGAGGACGCCGGTGAGGTCGTCCAGGCTGCCCGAGCGGCGGTCGACGGCGGCTGCCTCACGGTCGGTCGCCGCGGCCGCGCGGTCGCTGGCTGCGGCGACGCGGTCGCTGCCGGCCTGCTGCTGGCCAGACTGGGCGGCACGGTCGCGGGCGGTGGCGGCGAGATCGCGCTCGTGGGCCGCCTCGTCCCGCCGGTCCGCCGTCGCGCCACGCTGTGCGGTCGTCCGCAGGCGGACTGCCGCGATCGAATCGCGCTCGCGGTTGGCCGCGAGGCGCTCGAGCCGTGACGCCTCGTGCGCGATCTCGGCCAACGTCCCGTCGGGCGCACGCGAACGCTCCCAGTCGGCCGCGGCCTGGTCCCGGTCCGAAGCGCGCTGATCTCGGTCGGCGAGCGCCTGATCGGCGTCGGCCTCCATCTGATCGGCCCGCGACGCCGCTTGGTCGGCGTCCGCCTGCTGCTGATCCAGGTCTGCCGCCGACTGGTCGACATCAGCGCGTCGACCGCCAGGGTGGGCGTCGTCCATGGAGTCACTCCTTCCGTGAAGCACCTGCGAAGGAGCGGATGACGGCCAATTGCATGCCGGCGAGGGGGAAGTGCCGGCACGCGCGCTGTCATCCGCTCCCGTTCGCTTGGGGGGAAGTTGTGGTGCGGCGAGTCGCCGCAGCCTCTTGAGCGTAGCGCGTCTCGGATATTGCGCTTTAACCTGGTAAATTATTGTCCCCGGTTGGCTTCGTGCTCTTCTCGCTGTCCGGGACGACGTTTCAGTCGGAGGGGCAGAGAGGCGGTCGGCAATGGCCACCGCAACAAGCAGCGCTCACCCGCACGGGTTTCGCACCGATCGCCCGGACGCGCAGCGGCGCCGATGAGCCGCCTGATGCGGCGCCCAGCGCGCCTGATCACGCTCAGCGGCTTGGTCATCGTCGTGCTGCTCGCGGTCAGCGTCGGCGTGACGGTGCAGCGCTTCGACGCCGCCGCCGACAGCTACCATCGCGTCGTCGACCACGCGCGCGAGCTGGTGGTGCTCGGCAACATGCGGCAGAACCTGCTCGACCGGACGGAGTCGACGCTGCAGGCCGTCGCAAGCAGTCGGCCGGCCGACCGCGCTGACGTCGCGCAGCTTGTGCAGGCATTCGACGCCGACGTCGCACGCATGCGGGCCCTCGAGCGCCTCGTCGCCGACGACGCAGCCGCCGCCGCCACGAACGCCGCGACGTTGACCCAGCTGGGCGAGCTGAACCGCAGAGCCGAGGCCTTCCAGAGCCAAGCCCGCGGCGACGTGGCCGCGCCGATCGACACGCAGCAGTTCCTTGCTGCGACGACGGCGATCAAGACGTCGCTCGAGGGCCTCGCGGCACGCGTCGCGGCGGAGCTGCCGGAGCTCGACGATAGCGCTCACAGCGACGCGCGCGAAGCCCGCGCGGTCGCGATCGGCGGGGCGATCGCCGTGGCGCTCGTGACGGCGCTGCTGCTGGCCTTCGTCGTGCGCTTGATACGCCGGCTGCTCGACGGCATGCGCTCCAGCGCCGACACGCTCACGCAGGCGACGCTCGACATGCGCGGCGCCGCGCAGGAGTCCGCAGCCGCGCTCGCGGAGCAGTCGGCGGCGGTGGCGGAGGTCGCGGTCACAGCCGACGAGCTGAGCACGACCGCCGGCTCGATGGCGTCCGGTTCGCAGGCGATGGCGAGCGCGACGCAGCAGACGACGGCGACGATGGACGACCTGCGCGGGCAGGTCGGAACGATCGCCGACCGCTCGTTGGAGCTGGGCCGCTCGAGCCAGGAGATCGGCGAGATCCTGACGCTGCTCAACGAGATCGCCGAACGCACCGACCTGTTGGCGCTGAACGCGGCGATCGAGGCCGCTCGCGCCGGCGAAGCCGGCCGCGGCTTCGCGGTCGTGGCGGGCGAGATCCGCAAGCTGGCCGAACGCTCGGGCCGCTCGACGGAGTCGATCCGCGAGATCATCGCGCGCGTCCAGGACGGGACCAACGCGACCATCCTTGCGACCGAGCGTGGCACGCACCAAGCGGAGGAGATCACCGAGCTGATGCACAGCTCGAGCGTCGACGTGGACGAGAGCCTGCGCGCGTCCGAGCAGCAGCGCGCCGCGACCGAGCAGCTGGCGATGGCGCTCGGCGGGATCCGCGGCGCCGTCGAGCAGCTCGCCGCGGAGCAGGACGCGCGGCTGGAGACGACCGAGCGCGTCGAGCGGCTCGTCGGCACGCTCGGGACGCTGCTCGAGCGCAACGGCGTCGCGCCGCGCGCAGCGCCCCGGGTCGTGCCGGTGGCGCCCGTCGTGCCGTCGTGACCGCCTGCGTGCGCGTCCTGCTCGGGCGCGAGCGCTACGGCGTGCCGGTCGAGCGCGTGCGCGAGGTCGCCGAGCTGGGCGACGTCGTCGCGGTCCCCGGCGCCGGTCCGCACGTTGCCGGCATCCGGCATCTGCACGGCGAGCTGCTGCCAGTCATCCGCCTCGACGGCCTGCTTCGCGCGCCCGCCGCGGCCCGGCGGAGGATCGTCGTCGTGGAGGACGGCGCACGGCGCGCCGGGCTCGCCGTCGACGCCGCCGAGGAGGTCGAGGAGCTGCCCACGCCCGATCGCCCCGGCGGCGCGTTGACGCTCGGCGCCGTCTTGCACGACGACCACCTGATCGGCCTGCTCAACGTGCCGGCGCTGCTCGACGCCGTCACCGCCACG encodes:
- a CDS encoding COG1361 family protein translates to MVTSLAGGAVTASAAAPPRAGGGSIGLRLLDVPAIVRDDPRARLYVVDHLAPGAVVQRRMLVSNTTRSAVRVGGYAAAASIARGSFSGAVGRTRNELSTWTSVRPSSTEIAAGARAVATVTISVPRDAAPGERYAVIWAEARTTASRHGGITEVSRVGIRMYVSVGPGGPPAADFAIDSLTAERSDDGRPQIVARVRNTGGRALDMNGTLRLRAGPGGLSAGPFAADLGTTLAIADSEPVVITLDRQLPDGPWAAQVVLRSGLLERRAHATVTFPGTKGSSPPYLAVALAVGLLALLALALRARSRHRRRLSRV
- a CDS encoding ice-binding family protein, translating into MSGPRSSRRAKVLVLGALAGGLLASGFGPVVASAVAASTPMVDLGQASTYAVLSGASVGNTVNAVGAPHTTLRGDLGVKADAQPTGFPPGVVTGTTRVGNAAAAQAHADLVAAYDDVARRTGGTALAGDLAGLTLAPGLHSTAAAVANTGTVRLDAGGDPDAVFVFKVGGALTMAARAQVTLTGGARASRIFWQVNGAAGIGANAKFAGTAMALDALAIGAGTEVNGRALALTGAVSLDANEFYSGPPVVTIAGGASATTTDTTPTISGTTDVVAPRLVTVTIAGQALTAVPSDGAWSVTSAILANGTYPVTASVRDGAGNPGTATQQLTVDTVLPVVTIDGGASTTTNDPTPTIAGASDAAPGTVVHVTADTQTLSTLVQPGGTWNVTPAALTDGTRTVTAAVTDLAGNEGTDSQALTVDTTAPAATIDGGATALTDDATPDISGTADVAPGTAVTVTLADQTLTGLVQAGGTWSLTAAALSNGPHRVVMAVSDAAGNPAGFTQTLTVDTVSPFVAITGGATATTNDVDPTIAGTSGAAPGTVVTVSIAGQTMTTLVQANGAWNATAAFVGAGTWPILASAPDPAGNVGSARQALTIAVDPPVGSGGNGSTGSPGGTGSPGGTGTPGGTGTPGGTGTPRAAPFLTVSLSAASFKSIRGRRVQVPFVLSGPAKVTLTVLRSRSVVAKLSTTRRDAGRGRLTWNGKVRAKPARRGTYKLNVQAISPAGLVARDAATVRIS
- a CDS encoding GGDEF domain-containing protein gives rise to the protein MAIADRLSAPPTETSSRTARRARSQPGTIIYQVKAQYPRRATLKRLRRLAAPQLPPKRTGADDSARAGTSPSPACNWPSSAPSQVLHGRSDSMDDAHPGGRRADVDQSAADLDQQQADADQAASRADQMEADADQALADRDQRASDRDQAAADWERSRAPDGTLAEIAHEASRLERLAANRERDSIAAVRLRTTAQRGATADRRDEAAHERDLAATARDRAAQSGQQQAGSDRVAAASDRAAAATDREAAAVDRRSGSLDDLTGVLRRAAGELAIAHEIDRSRRTGRPMILAIVDVDALGLVNERQGHAAGDALLHDVARAITSTLRSYDVTARCGGGFVCALSDVTRATASAHAAEIQRALRTRRPEASVSVGLAELADDDTLSTLSTRAAVALRRTKPPALPAHRTA
- a CDS encoding methyl-accepting chemotaxis protein, translated to MRRPARLITLSGLVIVVLLAVSVGVTVQRFDAAADSYHRVVDHARELVVLGNMRQNLLDRTESTLQAVASSRPADRADVAQLVQAFDADVARMRALERLVADDAAAAATNAATLTQLGELNRRAEAFQSQARGDVAAPIDTQQFLAATTAIKTSLEGLAARVAAELPELDDSAHSDAREARAVAIGGAIAVALVTALLLAFVVRLIRRLLDGMRSSADTLTQATLDMRGAAQESAAALAEQSAAVAEVAVTADELSTTAGSMASGSQAMASATQQTTATMDDLRGQVGTIADRSLELGRSSQEIGEILTLLNEIAERTDLLALNAAIEAARAGEAGRGFAVVAGEIRKLAERSGRSTESIREIIARVQDGTNATILATERGTHQAEEITELMHSSSVDVDESLRASEQQRAATEQLAMALGGIRGAVEQLAAEQDARLETTERVERLVGTLGTLLERNGVAPRAAPRVVPVAPVVPS
- a CDS encoding chemotaxis protein CheW, whose amino-acid sequence is MTACVRVLLGRERYGVPVERVREVAELGDVVAVPGAGPHVAGIRHLHGELLPVIRLDGLLRAPAAARRRIVVVEDGARRAGLAVDAAEEVEELPTPDRPGGALTLGAVLHDDHLIGLLNVPALLDAVTATVA